In a genomic window of Myotis daubentonii chromosome X, mMyoDau2.1, whole genome shotgun sequence:
- the LOC132224433 gene encoding claudin-34-like: MAMLKNANCQAASFSLNILGWILSMICMGLAEWRVWYMESSSAPSRGLACIGMWRVCTYQHNSPHGRVIACHRYSYSDTYLPLDIRIAQNLLLAASLLGLLGKVLTVKGLLRVYAGHRQKNTICNLFCASGVLSIIAGAFIFTAVIWNNHSVLNEEGIRFPPSFHIPFRPDRQETGTTVPVAALAAFLMLLSGLLTISFQLHPNNQVYPEVSQV; the protein is encoded by the coding sequence ATGGCCATGTTGAAAAACGCCAATTGCCAGGCAGCGAGTTTCTCCCTCAACATTCTGGGATGGATCTTATCCATGATTTGCATGGGCCTGGCCGAGTGGCGGGTGTGGTACATGGAGAGCAGCTCCGCCCCGTCCCGGGGGCTGGCCTGCATTGGGATGTGGAGGGTCTGTACTTACCAGCACAACAGCCCCCACGGCAGAGTCATAGCCTGTCACCGCTACAGCTACAGTGACACCTACCTGCCGCTGGATATCCGCATCGCTCAGAACCTGCTGCTGGCCGCCAGCCTCCTCGGGCTGCTGGGAAAAGTGCTCACGGTCAAGGGCCTGCTGAGAGTGTACGCGGGACACCGTCAGAAGAACACCATCTGCAATCTGTTCTGCGCTTCCGGAGTCCTGAGCATCATAGCGGGGGCATTTATCTTCACTGCTGTCATCTGGAACAACCACTCCGTGTTGAATGAAGAGGGCATACGCTTCCCACCATCCTTCCACATCCCCTTCAGGCCCGACCGGCAGGAGACGGGCACCACCGTGCCCGTGGCGGCTCTGGCTGCCTTCCTTATGCTGTTGAGTGGGCTGCTGACCATCTCTTTCCAGCTGCACCCCAACAACCAAGTGTACCCCGAAGTCTCGCAAGTGTGA
- the LOC132224352 gene encoding claudin-34-like encodes MAMLKNANCQAASFSLNILGWILSMICMGLAEWRVWYMESSSAPSRGLACIGMWRVCTYQHNSPHGRVIACHRYSYSDTYLPLDIRIAQNLLLAASLLGLLGKVLTVKGLLRVYAGHRQKNTICNLFCASGVLSIIAGAFIFTAVIWNHHSVLNEEGIRFPPSFHIPFRPDRQETGTTVPVAALAAFLMLLSGLLTISFQLHPNNQVYPEVSQV; translated from the coding sequence ATGGCCATGTTGAAAAACGCCAATTGCCAGGCAGCGAGTTTCTCCCTCAACATTCTGGGATGGATCTTATCCATGATTTGCATGGGCCTGGCCGAGTGGCGGGTGTGGTACATGGAGAGCAGCTCCGCCCCGTCCCGGGGGCTGGCCTGCATTGGGATGTGGAGGGTCTGTACTTACCAGCACAACAGCCCCCACGGCAGAGTCATAGCCTGTCACCGCTACAGCTACAGTGACACCTACCTGCCGCTGGATATCCGCATCGCTCAGAACCTGCTGCTGGCCGCCAGCCTCCTCGGGCTGCTGGGAAAAGTGCTCACGGTCAAGGGCCTGCTGAGAGTGTACGCGGGACACCGTCAGAAGAACACCATCTGCAATCTGTTCTGCGCTTCCGGAGTCCTGAGCATCATAGCGGGGGCATTTATCTTCACCGCTGTCATCTGGAACCACCACTCCGTGTTGAATGAAGAGGGCATACGCTTCCCACCATCCTTCCACATCCCCTTCAGGCCCGACCGGCAGGAGACGGGCACCACCGTGCCCGTGGCGGCTCTGGCTGCCTTCCTCATGCTGTTGAGTGGGCTGCTGACCATCTCTTTCCAGCTGCACCCCAACAACCAAGTGTACCCCGAAGTCTCGCAAGTGTGA
- the LOC132224353 gene encoding claudin-34-like encodes MAMLKNANCQAASFSLNILGWILSMICMGLAEWRVWYMESSSAPSRGLACIGMWRVCTYQHNSPHGRVIACHRYSYSDTYLPLDIRIAQNLLLAASLLGLLGKVLTVKGLLRVYAGHRQKNTICNLFCASGVLSIIAGAFIFTAVIWNHHSVLNEEGIRFPPSFHIPFRPDRQETGTTVPVAALAAFLMLLSGLLTISFQLHPNNQVYPEVSQV; translated from the coding sequence ATGGCCATGTTGAAAAACGCCAATTGCCAGGCAGCGAGTTTCTCCCTCAACATTCTGGGATGGATCTTATCCATGATTTGCATGGGCCTGGCCGAGTGGCGGGTGTGGTACATGGAGAGCAGCTCCGCCCCGTCCCGGGGGCTGGCCTGCATTGGGATGTGGAGGGTCTGTACTTACCAGCACAACAGCCCCCACGGCAGAGTCATAGCCTGTCACCGCTACAGCTACAGTGACACCTACCTGCCGCTGGATATCCGCATCGCTCAGAACCTGCTGCTGGCCGCCAGCCTCCTCGGGCTGCTGGGAAAAGTGCTCACGGTCAAGGGCCTGCTGAGAGTGTACGCGGGACACCGTCAGAAGAACACCATCTGCAATCTGTTCTGCGCTTCCGGAGTCCTGAGCATCATAGCGGGGGCATTTATCTTCACTGCTGTCATCTGGAACCACCACTCCGTGTTGAATGAAGAGGGCATACGCTTCCCACCATCCTTCCACATCCCCTTCAGGCCCGACCGGCAGGAGACGGGCACCACCGTGCCCGTGGCGGCTCTGGCTGCCTTCCTTATGCTGTTGAGTGGGCTGCTGACCATCTCTTTCCAGCTGCACCCCAACAACCAAGTGTACCCCGAAGTCTCGCAAGTGTGA